A single genomic interval of Nonomuraea rubra harbors:
- a CDS encoding acyl-CoA dehydrogenase family protein has protein sequence MSFAVPDSVRPVRDAVHAFMTGRVEPAEPVLHAGGPAAAAALDELRAQAKKEGLWALGHPRELGGGGLPFLDYVYVNEVQGRSEYGQLALGTYTLQDSLMLHEHASPEQRERFLEPLVRGDISPSFAMTEPGVSSSDPTQISTHAVLDGGEWVINGHKWFTTGASRAAYTTVMCRTEQDAPPHRAFSMIVVPTDTPGYTIVRETPVLGLEGAHCEVRYDNVRVPASSLLGERGQGFVIAQRRLGPGRIFHCMRWLGQAQRAFDLMCLRLHERTAFGQPLAAKQLMRQHVFDSYTEIQSARLLTLHAAEAIDRGSEARVEIGAIKVAGARMLHNVIDRAIQVYGAAGLTPDTPLDRMYRHARAGRIYDGPDEVHIDSVGRRILGEYAAGGSWEFGLR, from the coding sequence ATGAGCTTCGCGGTCCCTGACAGCGTCCGGCCGGTACGCGACGCCGTGCACGCGTTCATGACCGGGCGGGTGGAGCCCGCCGAACCCGTGCTGCACGCGGGCGGGCCCGCGGCCGCGGCGGCGCTGGACGAGCTGCGCGCGCAGGCCAAGAAGGAGGGCCTGTGGGCCCTCGGGCATCCGCGCGAGCTGGGCGGCGGCGGCCTGCCGTTCCTCGACTACGTCTACGTCAACGAGGTGCAGGGGCGCAGCGAGTACGGGCAGCTCGCGCTGGGCACGTACACGCTGCAGGACTCGCTGATGCTGCACGAGCACGCCTCGCCCGAGCAGCGCGAGCGGTTCCTGGAGCCGCTGGTGCGCGGCGACATCTCGCCCAGCTTCGCGATGACCGAGCCGGGCGTCTCCAGCAGCGACCCCACGCAGATCAGCACGCACGCCGTGCTCGACGGCGGCGAATGGGTGATCAACGGGCACAAGTGGTTCACGACCGGGGCGTCGCGGGCGGCGTACACGACCGTGATGTGCAGGACCGAGCAGGACGCCCCGCCGCACCGGGCCTTCTCCATGATCGTGGTGCCGACCGACACGCCGGGGTACACGATCGTCAGGGAGACGCCGGTGCTGGGGCTGGAGGGGGCGCACTGCGAGGTGCGCTACGACAACGTCCGCGTCCCGGCGTCGAGCCTGCTCGGGGAGCGCGGGCAGGGCTTCGTCATCGCGCAGCGGCGGCTCGGCCCCGGGCGCATCTTCCACTGCATGCGCTGGCTGGGGCAGGCGCAGCGGGCCTTCGACCTGATGTGCCTGCGGCTGCACGAGCGCACGGCGTTCGGGCAGCCGCTGGCGGCCAAGCAGCTCATGCGGCAGCACGTGTTCGACTCCTACACCGAGATCCAGTCCGCGCGGCTGCTCACGCTGCACGCCGCCGAGGCGATCGACCGGGGCTCGGAGGCCCGGGTGGAGATCGGGGCGATCAAGGTGGCCGGCGCGCGCATGCTGCACAACGTGATCGACCGGGCCATCCAGGTGTACGGCGCCGCGGGGCTGACCCCCGACACCCCGCTGGACCGCATGTACCGGCACGCGCGGGCCGGGCGCATCTACGACGGGCCCGACGAGGTGCACATCGACTCCGTGGGGCGGCGGATCCTGGGCGAGTACGCGGCGGGCGGCTCCTGGGAGTTCGGCCTGCGATGA
- a CDS encoding DUF3311 domain-containing protein: protein MTTGEPGQPRTDRSPWNWLLVVPIVLPLLTFLFNADEPRLLGFPLFYWLQMAFIVVGVVTTTIVYRMTK from the coding sequence ATGACTACCGGGGAACCCGGGCAGCCACGCACCGACCGCAGCCCATGGAACTGGCTGCTCGTCGTGCCGATCGTGCTGCCGTTGCTGACGTTCCTGTTCAACGCCGACGAGCCGCGCCTGCTCGGCTTCCCGCTCTTCTACTGGCTCCAGATGGCGTTCATCGTGGTGGGCGTCGTGACCACGACCATCGTCTACAGGATGACCAAGTGA
- a CDS encoding phosphotransferase family protein — protein sequence MNDRHAIVREAFGDGATIEAGARLPGGASRETWALDVATPGGGRHELILRLDSPGAAPEAGAGLAAEARLMRAAAGAGVPVPRIIACGESYILMTRVPGETIPRKILRDDAYAAARPRLARQCGQALAAIHRMPLSALRSPGQPEERPAEPEDPLLRWREVLDQLGEPHPVFELALRRLATTRPRGRRHTVVHGDFRNGNLIVGPEGIRAVLDWELAHAGDPLEDLGWLCVKAWRFGSPLPVGGFGDYSDLVHAYEEAGGQAVDRDALRWWETFGVLKWGVICVMQTMRHLRGGARSVELAAIGRRVCENEWDLLRLLRERPRNAVPGAHW from the coding sequence GTGAACGATCGGCACGCGATCGTCCGCGAGGCGTTCGGGGACGGGGCGACGATCGAGGCCGGCGCCCGGCTGCCCGGCGGCGCCTCGCGGGAGACGTGGGCGCTGGACGTGGCCACGCCCGGCGGCGGCAGGCACGAGCTGATCCTGCGGCTCGACTCCCCCGGCGCCGCGCCGGAGGCCGGGGCGGGCCTGGCCGCGGAGGCGCGGCTGATGCGGGCCGCGGCCGGGGCCGGGGTGCCGGTGCCGCGGATCATCGCCTGCGGGGAGTCGTACATCCTCATGACCCGCGTTCCCGGCGAGACGATCCCGCGCAAGATCCTGCGCGACGACGCCTACGCGGCCGCCAGGCCGCGGCTGGCACGGCAGTGCGGCCAGGCGCTGGCCGCCATCCACCGCATGCCGCTGTCGGCCCTGCGATCACCTGGGCAGCCGGAGGAACGGCCGGCCGAGCCGGAGGACCCGCTGCTGCGCTGGCGGGAGGTGCTCGACCAGCTCGGCGAGCCGCACCCGGTGTTCGAGCTGGCGCTGCGGCGGCTGGCGACCACGCGGCCGCGCGGCCGGCGGCACACGGTCGTGCACGGCGACTTCCGCAACGGCAACCTCATCGTCGGGCCTGAGGGCATCAGGGCGGTGCTCGACTGGGAGCTCGCGCACGCCGGCGACCCCCTGGAGGATCTCGGGTGGCTGTGCGTGAAGGCGTGGCGGTTCGGCTCGCCGCTGCCGGTGGGCGGGTTCGGCGACTACAGCGACCTCGTGCACGCCTACGAGGAGGCCGGCGGGCAGGCCGTCGATCGTGACGCGCTGCGCTGGTGGGAGACGTTCGGCGTGCTGAAGTGGGGTGTCATCTGCGTCATGCAGACCATGCGGCACCTGCGTGGCGGTGCCCGCTCCGTGGAGCTGGCCGCGATCGGGCGGCGGGTGTGCGAGAACGAGTGGGATCTGCTGCGGCTGCTGCGCGAGCGGCCGCGGAACGCGGTGCCCGGCGCGCACTGGTGA
- a CDS encoding DUF6285 domain-containing protein, with protein MNAPHDVPSAAELVAAVRDFLETDVLPAVEGRVRYHTRVAINVLGMVEREIELGPAQAARHAESLAALGVADDAELAAAVREGRLADGETLMAVLEQAVRAKLEVANPGYLARE; from the coding sequence GTGAACGCTCCGCACGACGTCCCCAGCGCGGCCGAGCTGGTCGCCGCCGTCCGCGACTTCCTCGAGACCGACGTGCTCCCGGCCGTCGAGGGCCGGGTCCGCTACCACACCCGCGTGGCCATCAACGTGCTCGGCATGGTCGAGCGGGAGATCGAGCTCGGCCCCGCCCAGGCCGCCCGGCACGCCGAGAGCCTGGCCGCGCTGGGCGTGGCGGACGACGCCGAGCTGGCCGCCGCCGTCCGCGAGGGCCGGCTGGCCGACGGCGAGACCCTCATGGCGGTCCTGGAGCAGGCGGTACGCGCGAAGCTGGAGGTGGCCAACCCCGGCTATCTCGCCCGGGAATGA
- the eboE gene encoding metabolite traffic protein EboE yields MRLRHRSGTTLHLGYCTNVHPAEDLDGIIAQFDTYAVPIRERLGSDVLGLGLWLAAPVAEVLAADPGLRAKLRRELTARGLEVVTLNGFPYRSFHDPVVKHAVYRPDWTTRERLSYTFDLARILADLLPDDAARGSVSTLPLGWRQPWNAAMADQAARRLDQLAAGLAAVQSATGRVVRVAFEPEPGCIVETTGQAIDHLARADTGRLGICLDLAHLACAWEQPAAALKALRARGLPIVKVQVSAALESTDPEALREYAEPRFLHQTRNPHGGAADDLDEAFARGLPGPWRVHYHVPLHADPAPPLATTTPVLREALKELTGGPEPLCDHYDVETYTWGVLPPALRPETPRQLADGIADELDFARTQLRDLGVTA; encoded by the coding sequence ATGCGGCTGCGGCATCGCTCGGGCACGACGCTGCACCTCGGCTACTGCACGAACGTGCACCCGGCCGAGGACCTCGACGGCATCATCGCCCAGTTCGACACGTACGCCGTCCCGATCAGGGAGCGGCTCGGCAGCGACGTGCTGGGGCTGGGGCTGTGGCTGGCCGCGCCCGTCGCCGAGGTCCTGGCCGCCGACCCCGGCCTGCGCGCCAAGCTGCGCAGGGAGCTGACCGCGCGGGGGCTGGAGGTCGTGACGCTGAACGGGTTCCCGTACCGGTCCTTCCACGACCCGGTGGTCAAGCACGCCGTCTACCGTCCCGACTGGACGACGAGGGAGCGGCTGTCCTACACGTTCGACCTGGCCCGCATCCTGGCCGACCTGCTCCCCGACGACGCCGCCAGGGGGTCGGTGTCCACCCTGCCGCTCGGCTGGCGCCAGCCCTGGAACGCCGCCATGGCGGACCAGGCGGCCCGCCGCCTCGACCAGCTCGCCGCCGGGCTGGCCGCCGTCCAGTCGGCGACCGGACGGGTGGTGCGGGTGGCGTTCGAACCCGAGCCCGGCTGCATCGTGGAGACGACCGGGCAGGCGATCGACCACCTGGCCCGCGCCGACACCGGGCGGCTCGGCATCTGCCTGGACCTGGCCCACCTGGCCTGCGCGTGGGAGCAGCCGGCCGCCGCGCTGAAGGCGCTGCGGGCGCGCGGCCTGCCGATCGTCAAGGTCCAGGTCTCGGCCGCGCTGGAGAGCACCGACCCGGAGGCGCTGCGCGAGTACGCCGAGCCGCGCTTCCTGCACCAGACCCGCAACCCGCACGGCGGCGCGGCCGACGACCTGGACGAGGCGTTCGCCCGCGGCCTGCCGGGGCCGTGGCGGGTGCACTACCACGTGCCGCTGCACGCCGACCCCGCCCCGCCCCTGGCCACCACCACGCCGGTGCTGCGCGAGGCGCTCAAGGAGCTGACCGGCGGGCCCGAGCCATTGTGCGACCACTACGACGTGGAGACCTACACCTGGGGCGTGCTGCCACCCGCGCTGCGCCCGGAAACCCCGCGGCAGCTCGCCGACGGCATCGCCGACGAGCTCGACTTCGCCCGCACCCAACTGCGCGACCTCGGAGTGACGGCATGA
- a CDS encoding CPBP family intramembrane glutamic endopeptidase: MHTQSPLEPAHVLGPRLIKAEIFVVMSVSLGASALVALIRLIGSLTAPRELKGQQAVLVGSMAPGRPWLDLALQLAQIAIAVAPVGLVAYLMVRSGESLRTIGADFRRPGGDLARGALLAAAIGGSGLAFYLAVWAAGVNLTVVPGALPGEWWQVPVLLLAAAQNGVLEEVIVAGYLLHRLGQAGWTPWKAVVVSSLLRGSYHLYQGFGGFAGNVVMGLVFGRAYQKWGRSMPLIMAHTLIDAVAFVGYAFLRGRVSWLP, encoded by the coding sequence ATGCACACTCAGTCCCCCCTCGAACCGGCTCACGTGCTCGGACCCCGGCTCATCAAGGCCGAGATCTTCGTCGTGATGTCGGTCTCGCTCGGCGCCAGTGCCCTGGTGGCGCTCATCCGGCTGATCGGGTCGCTGACGGCGCCGCGCGAGCTGAAGGGCCAGCAGGCGGTGCTCGTCGGGTCCATGGCGCCCGGCCGGCCCTGGCTGGACCTGGCGTTGCAGCTGGCGCAGATCGCGATCGCGGTGGCGCCCGTGGGGCTGGTGGCGTACCTGATGGTGCGCTCGGGCGAGTCGTTGCGGACGATCGGCGCGGACTTCCGCCGCCCGGGCGGAGACCTGGCGCGCGGCGCGCTGCTCGCCGCCGCGATCGGCGGCTCGGGGCTGGCGTTCTACCTCGCGGTGTGGGCGGCGGGCGTGAACCTGACCGTCGTGCCGGGCGCGCTGCCCGGGGAGTGGTGGCAGGTGCCGGTGCTGCTGCTCGCCGCCGCGCAGAACGGGGTGCTGGAGGAGGTCATCGTCGCCGGGTACCTGCTGCACCGGCTCGGGCAGGCCGGGTGGACGCCGTGGAAGGCGGTGGTGGTGTCGTCGCTGCTGCGCGGGTCGTACCACCTGTATCAGGGGTTCGGCGGGTTCGCCGGGAACGTGGTGATGGGGCTGGTGTTCGGGCGGGCGTACCAGAAGTGGGGGCGGTCCATGCCGCTGATCATGGCGCACACGCTCATCGACGCCGTGGCCTTCGTCGGATACGCCTTCCTGCGCGGCCGGGTGAGCTGGCTGCCCTGA
- a CDS encoding carboxymuconolactone decarboxylase family protein, translated as MARLRRVPREEMTDPVVAFFHDRLILPGGAGTATGSPGDWWEVFALDPKIFRHCVKGFELYRDTALDPVLRELGQVRAGWARQSQFVYSQHCKQLRALGVPEEKVRAVAHWAVSDLFDELERAVLAYTDALVLDGGRVHDEVFGVLKRHLPDEQILELTYVTCLYEMHATMVRALRLEFDDRPDPIVEVPAPDGYGARDIAEDLTTRRE; from the coding sequence ATGGCGCGCCTGCGCCGGGTGCCGCGCGAGGAGATGACCGACCCGGTCGTCGCGTTCTTCCACGACCGGCTGATCCTGCCCGGCGGCGCCGGCACGGCCACCGGCTCGCCGGGCGACTGGTGGGAGGTGTTCGCGCTCGACCCGAAGATCTTCCGGCACTGCGTCAAGGGCTTCGAGCTGTACCGGGACACCGCGCTGGACCCGGTGCTGCGCGAGCTGGGGCAGGTCAGGGCCGGGTGGGCGCGGCAGAGCCAGTTCGTCTACTCCCAGCACTGCAAGCAGCTTCGGGCGCTCGGCGTGCCGGAGGAGAAGGTGCGGGCGGTCGCGCACTGGGCGGTCAGCGACCTGTTCGACGAGCTGGAGCGGGCGGTGCTGGCCTACACCGACGCGCTGGTGCTGGACGGCGGGCGGGTGCACGACGAGGTGTTCGGCGTGCTCAAGCGGCACCTGCCCGACGAGCAGATCCTGGAGCTGACGTACGTGACGTGCCTGTACGAGATGCACGCCACGATGGTGCGGGCGCTGCGGCTGGAGTTCGACGACCGGCCCGACCCGATCGTGGAGGTGCCGGCGCCCGACGGGTACGGCGCCCGGGACATCGCCGAGGACCTGACCACTCGTCGCGAGTAA
- a CDS encoding SDR family oxidoreductase has protein sequence MIALVAGATRGTGRGIAVALGAAGATVYCTGRSTREGRSEMNRPETIEETAELVTAAGGTGIPARTDFLEPGQVAALAERVRGEQGRLDVLVNDVWGGDHLWSWNTPVWQHDQDKGLRLLRLAIDTHLISARHLLPLLIEREGGLVVEVTDGTWEFNRTRYRENVYYDLAKLSVNRLGFAWSNELRPYGCTGLAVTPGFLRSEAMLDNFGVTEDNWREAKADPSWMVSETPAYLGRGVAALALDPDRQRWSGRSVTSEELALAYDVTDVDGSRPRVWSYITEVREHDGETGWEEYR, from the coding sequence ATGATCGCATTGGTGGCGGGCGCGACCCGCGGAACGGGACGGGGCATCGCGGTGGCGCTGGGCGCGGCGGGCGCGACCGTCTACTGCACCGGCCGCAGCACCCGGGAAGGGCGCTCGGAGATGAACCGGCCGGAGACCATCGAGGAGACGGCCGAGCTGGTCACCGCGGCCGGCGGCACCGGCATCCCGGCACGCACGGACTTCCTGGAGCCGGGCCAGGTGGCGGCCCTGGCCGAGCGCGTACGCGGCGAGCAGGGCCGGCTCGACGTGCTGGTCAACGACGTGTGGGGCGGCGACCATCTCTGGTCGTGGAACACGCCGGTCTGGCAGCACGACCAGGACAAGGGCCTGCGGCTGCTGCGGCTGGCCATCGACACCCACCTCATCAGCGCCCGCCACCTGCTGCCGCTGCTCATCGAGCGGGAGGGCGGCCTGGTGGTCGAGGTCACCGACGGCACCTGGGAGTTCAACCGGACCCGCTACCGGGAGAACGTCTACTACGACCTGGCCAAGCTGTCGGTCAACCGGCTGGGCTTCGCCTGGTCGAACGAGCTGCGCCCGTACGGCTGCACCGGCCTGGCCGTGACGCCCGGCTTCCTGCGCTCGGAGGCCATGCTGGACAACTTCGGCGTCACCGAGGACAACTGGCGCGAAGCCAAGGCGGACCCGAGCTGGATGGTCTCCGAGACCCCCGCCTACCTGGGCAGGGGCGTGGCGGCCCTGGCCCTCGACCCGGACAGGCAGCGCTGGTCGGGCAGGTCGGTCACCAGCGAGGAGCTGGCGCTGGCCTACGACGTCACGGACGTGGACGGCAGCCGCCCGCGCGTGTGGAGCTACATCACCGAGGTACGCGAGCACGACGGCGAGACCGGCTGGGAGGAATACCGCTGA
- a CDS encoding VOC family protein translates to MNSEFELRGVNHVALVCSDMKQTVGFYSGVLGMPLIKTIELPMGWGQHFFFDCGGGNALAFFWFPDAPDGVPGVSAPKNLPDRGELLSAVGSMNHLAFDVPPEKIEEYRDRLIAKGVDVGVLLNHDDSEFGVAPEPHDGVFVRSIYFKDPDGILVEFAAWTRPVGRPGDVRHEPRTAADRTV, encoded by the coding sequence ATGAACAGCGAATTCGAGCTTCGCGGAGTCAACCACGTCGCTCTGGTCTGCTCGGACATGAAGCAGACCGTCGGCTTCTACTCCGGCGTGCTGGGCATGCCGCTGATCAAGACCATCGAGCTGCCGATGGGCTGGGGCCAGCACTTCTTCTTCGACTGCGGGGGCGGCAACGCGCTGGCCTTCTTCTGGTTCCCCGACGCGCCCGACGGCGTGCCCGGGGTGTCGGCGCCGAAGAACCTGCCCGACCGCGGCGAGCTGCTGTCGGCCGTCGGCTCGATGAACCACCTCGCCTTCGACGTGCCGCCGGAGAAGATCGAGGAGTACCGCGACCGGCTCATCGCCAAGGGCGTCGACGTGGGCGTGCTGCTCAACCACGACGACAGCGAGTTCGGCGTGGCGCCCGAGCCGCACGATGGCGTGTTCGTCCGGTCGATCTACTTCAAGGACCCCGACGGGATCCTGGTCGAGTTCGCCGCCTGGACCCGTCCGGTGGGGCGGCCCGGCGACGTACGGCACGAGCCCAGGACCGCGGCGGACCGGACCGTGTGA
- a CDS encoding TetR/AcrR family transcriptional regulator yields MSGRDPDRRRALLDAADRVIMKEGPGVSMAAIAAEAGITKPILYRHFGDKHGLYQALADRHVRTVIAQLRPEFAATGADLRGRARAAIGVYLDLISANLNLYLFLFHRAGAEDSRIRSHMTSLVRSLGEELGGVLAAERVVPDPTRAQVLGHAFVGMVQTTGDWWLDHPEVDRDQVVEGLVDVIAGALSARRAGATRR; encoded by the coding sequence GTGAGCGGGCGGGATCCGGATCGGCGCAGGGCGCTGCTCGACGCGGCCGACCGGGTCATCATGAAGGAGGGCCCCGGCGTGTCCATGGCGGCCATCGCCGCCGAGGCGGGCATCACCAAGCCCATCCTCTACCGCCACTTCGGCGACAAGCACGGTCTCTACCAGGCCCTGGCCGACCGCCACGTGCGCACCGTCATCGCCCAGCTCCGCCCGGAGTTCGCCGCGACGGGGGCCGACCTGCGCGGCAGGGCCAGAGCGGCCATCGGCGTCTACCTCGACCTGATCTCCGCCAACCTCAACCTCTACCTGTTCCTGTTCCACCGGGCGGGCGCCGAGGACAGCAGGATCCGCTCCCACATGACCTCGCTGGTGCGCAGCCTGGGGGAGGAGCTCGGCGGCGTGCTGGCCGCCGAGCGGGTGGTGCCCGACCCGACGCGCGCCCAGGTCCTCGGCCACGCGTTCGTCGGCATGGTGCAGACGACCGGCGACTGGTGGCTCGACCACCCGGAGGTGGACCGCGACCAGGTGGTGGAGGGCCTGGTGGACGTGATCGCCGGCGCGCTCAGCGCCCGGAGGGCCGGAGCCACCCGCCGCTGA
- the mctP gene encoding monocarboxylate uptake permease MctP — MSGHTTELVVFIVLFLIVSGMGFVASRWRRPDDLASLNEWGLGGRSFGSWITWFLIGGDLYTAYTFVAVPALVFSSGALGFYALPYTVVVYPLVFLVLARMWSVSHVHGFVTPADFVRARFGSPTLALVIAITGLVATMPYIALQLVGIEAVLKAMGITGHLPIIIAFAILAAYTYQSGLRAPALIAFVKDALIYIVILAAVIYIPSRLGGWDSIFDAAKAKFDASPAQNDGYILNANNQLQYITLAFGSALALFLYPHSLTGVLASKNRNVIKRNMSALPAYSLVLGLIALLGFMAIAAGTKPVTANGKADTNTIVPVLFDQMFPDWFTGVAYAAVGIGALVPAAIMSIAAANLFTRNIYREYLNKNATDAQEANVSKLVSLVVKVGAVLCILLLDPQFSIDLQLIGGVIILQTLPSVALGLYTRWFHKGGLIAGWAAGLGAGMWMLYLIPNPANGKAHFGGSAFPLANLGFDTKMTVYAGFLALAVNLVVAVLGTVIFKAVKVADGEDATARDDYFVDEGDPKVKDLDLTGSH, encoded by the coding sequence GTGAGCGGGCACACGACCGAGCTGGTCGTCTTCATCGTGCTGTTCCTGATCGTCAGCGGCATGGGCTTCGTGGCCTCGCGCTGGCGGCGGCCGGACGACCTGGCCAGCCTGAACGAGTGGGGCCTGGGCGGGCGCAGCTTCGGCTCCTGGATCACCTGGTTCCTGATCGGCGGCGACCTGTACACCGCCTACACCTTCGTGGCGGTGCCCGCGCTGGTGTTCAGCTCCGGGGCGCTCGGGTTCTACGCGCTGCCGTACACCGTCGTGGTGTACCCGCTGGTGTTCCTGGTGCTGGCGCGGATGTGGTCGGTCTCGCACGTGCACGGGTTCGTCACGCCGGCCGACTTCGTCAGGGCCCGGTTCGGGTCGCCGACGCTGGCGCTGGTCATCGCGATCACCGGGCTCGTCGCGACGATGCCGTACATCGCGCTGCAGCTCGTCGGCATCGAGGCCGTGCTCAAGGCGATGGGCATCACCGGGCACCTGCCGATCATCATCGCGTTCGCGATCCTGGCGGCCTACACCTACCAGTCCGGCCTGCGCGCGCCCGCGCTGATCGCGTTCGTGAAGGACGCGCTGATCTACATCGTGATCCTGGCCGCGGTGATCTACATCCCGTCCAGGCTGGGCGGCTGGGACTCGATCTTCGACGCGGCCAAGGCCAAGTTCGACGCCTCCCCGGCGCAGAACGACGGGTACATCCTCAACGCCAACAACCAGCTCCAGTACATCACGCTGGCGTTCGGCTCGGCGCTGGCGCTGTTCCTGTACCCGCACAGCCTCACCGGCGTGCTCGCCTCCAAGAACCGCAACGTCATCAAGCGGAACATGTCGGCGCTGCCCGCCTACAGCCTCGTGCTGGGCCTGATCGCGCTGCTCGGCTTCATGGCCATCGCGGCCGGCACCAAGCCGGTCACGGCCAACGGCAAGGCCGACACCAACACGATCGTGCCGGTGCTGTTCGACCAGATGTTCCCCGACTGGTTCACCGGGGTGGCGTACGCGGCCGTGGGCATCGGCGCGCTCGTCCCGGCGGCGATCATGTCGATCGCGGCGGCGAACCTGTTCACCCGCAACATCTACCGCGAGTACCTCAACAAGAACGCCACCGACGCCCAGGAGGCCAACGTCTCCAAGCTGGTGTCGCTGGTCGTCAAGGTGGGCGCGGTGCTGTGCATCCTGCTGCTCGACCCGCAGTTCTCGATCGACCTGCAGCTCATCGGCGGCGTGATCATCCTGCAGACGCTGCCGTCGGTGGCGCTGGGCCTGTACACGCGCTGGTTCCACAAGGGCGGCCTGATCGCGGGCTGGGCGGCCGGCCTGGGGGCGGGCATGTGGATGCTGTACCTCATCCCGAATCCGGCCAACGGCAAGGCGCACTTCGGCGGCTCGGCGTTCCCGCTGGCGAACCTCGGCTTCGACACCAAGATGACGGTCTACGCCGGGTTCCTGGCGCTGGCCGTCAACCTGGTGGTGGCCGTTCTCGGCACGGTGATCTTCAAGGCCGTGAAGGTGGCCGACGGCGAGGACGCCACCGCGCGGGACGACTACTTCGTCGACGAGGGCGACCCGAAGGTCAAGGACCTGGACCTCACCGGATCCCACTGA
- a CDS encoding alkaline phosphatase family protein, whose amino-acid sequence MSKLLVLDVVGLTPRLLAHMPRLRALAADGFQAGLGTVLPAVTCSAQSTFLTGLPPSGHGIVGNGWYFRDLGEVLLWRQHNALVGGEKLWQAARRDRPGYTVANVCWWYAMGADVDWTVTPRPIYRADGRKDPDCYTDPPSLHDELTAKLGPFPLFSYWGPGAGIASSAWICRAAEHVLAAHDPDLTLVYVPHLDYDLQRHGPSDPRAAAAAAELDTVLAPLLDAAAGRTTVVLSEYGITDVSRPVDVNRALRAEGLLRVHTQDGMEYLDPWTSRAFAVADHQIAHVYVRDPAEVPAVAKLCASIEGVATVLDQDGKAAHGLDHPRSGELVLLAEPDSWFTYYYWLDDARAPDFARVVEIHRKPGYDPAELFFDPAAPGAAKRRAALALLRKKAGLRYVMSVVGLDAGARAVRGSHGLLPADPADAPVLLCSAPAPAGAPPRSRYEATEVKDLLLRLAQP is encoded by the coding sequence ATGAGCAAGCTGCTGGTCCTGGACGTGGTGGGGCTGACCCCGAGACTGCTGGCCCACATGCCGCGCCTGCGCGCGCTCGCCGCGGACGGCTTCCAGGCCGGGCTCGGCACCGTGCTGCCGGCGGTCACCTGCTCGGCGCAGTCCACGTTCCTGACGGGCCTGCCGCCGTCCGGGCACGGGATCGTGGGCAACGGCTGGTACTTCCGCGACCTCGGCGAGGTGCTGCTCTGGCGGCAGCACAACGCGCTGGTCGGCGGCGAGAAGCTGTGGCAGGCCGCACGCCGCGACCGGCCCGGCTACACGGTGGCGAACGTCTGCTGGTGGTACGCCATGGGCGCCGACGTCGACTGGACCGTCACCCCCCGCCCGATCTACCGCGCCGACGGCCGCAAGGACCCCGACTGCTACACCGACCCGCCGTCACTGCACGACGAGCTGACCGCGAAGCTCGGCCCGTTCCCGCTGTTCAGCTACTGGGGGCCGGGCGCGGGCATCGCGTCGTCGGCCTGGATCTGCAGGGCCGCCGAGCACGTCCTGGCCGCCCACGACCCCGACCTGACGCTCGTCTACGTGCCGCACCTCGACTACGACCTGCAGCGTCACGGCCCCTCCGACCCGCGCGCAGCCGCCGCCGCGGCCGAGCTCGACACCGTGCTGGCCCCGCTGCTGGACGCCGCGGCGGGCCGGACCACGGTGGTGCTGTCGGAGTACGGCATCACCGACGTCTCCCGGCCGGTGGACGTCAACCGCGCCCTGCGCGCCGAGGGGCTGCTGCGCGTGCACACCCAGGACGGCATGGAGTACCTGGATCCGTGGACGTCCCGCGCGTTCGCCGTCGCCGACCACCAGATCGCGCACGTCTACGTCCGCGACCCCGCCGAGGTGCCGGCCGTGGCCAAGCTGTGCGCCTCGATCGAGGGCGTCGCCACCGTGCTCGACCAGGACGGCAAGGCCGCGCACGGCCTGGACCACCCGCGCTCCGGCGAGCTGGTCCTGCTCGCCGAGCCCGACTCCTGGTTCACCTACTACTACTGGCTCGACGACGCCCGCGCCCCCGACTTCGCCCGCGTCGTCGAGATCCACCGCAAGCCCGGCTACGACCCGGCCGAGCTCTTCTTCGACCCGGCCGCCCCCGGCGCGGCCAAGCGCCGGGCCGCGCTGGCGCTGCTGCGCAAGAAGGCGGGCCTGCGGTACGTCATGAGCGTCGTCGGCCTCGACGCGGGCGCCCGCGCCGTGCGGGGCTCCCACGGCCTGCTGCCCGCCGACCCGGCCGACGCGCCCGTCCTGCTCTGCTCCGCCCCGGCCCCGGCGGGCGCGCCGCCCCGGTCGCGGTACGAGGCCACGGAGGTGAAGGACCTGCTGCTGCGCCTGGCTCAGCCGTAG